Proteins found in one Candidatus Hydrogenedentota bacterium genomic segment:
- a CDS encoding MBL fold metallo-hydrolase — protein MLKFALLGSGSSGNATVVTDGCSTVLIDNGLSYVRLVDRMGRVGLSPDRLDAVFVTHEHSDHVLGLGVLSRKVRVPIFASAGTCDALPKSLGSLPNLVPFESGDTVPVGNLSVGSFSVSHDAEDPVSYTVTNSGTKLGFATDFGHVSQLVQTRLAGAHALVLESNYCPDMLRTGSYPPAVRQRISSRVGHLSNHDAMRLLKDLAHDHLKIIVLVHLSQQNNLPDLPLQLARKTLRNHPAEIIIAPPDGESRFFEVSA, from the coding sequence ATGCTGAAATTCGCCTTGCTTGGAAGCGGGAGCAGCGGCAACGCCACGGTGGTCACCGACGGCTGCTCGACCGTGCTGATAGACAACGGACTGAGCTATGTGCGCCTCGTGGACCGCATGGGCCGCGTGGGGCTGTCGCCCGACCGGCTGGACGCGGTGTTCGTCACCCACGAGCACTCGGACCATGTGCTGGGGCTGGGGGTGCTCTCGCGGAAGGTCCGGGTGCCCATTTTTGCCAGCGCGGGCACCTGCGACGCCCTCCCGAAGAGCCTGGGCAGCCTGCCCAATCTGGTGCCCTTCGAGTCGGGGGACACGGTGCCCGTGGGCAACCTGAGCGTCGGCAGTTTCTCCGTTTCCCACGACGCGGAGGATCCCGTGAGCTACACCGTGACCAACTCCGGAACGAAACTGGGGTTTGCCACGGACTTCGGCCATGTGTCGCAGCTCGTCCAGACCCGTCTGGCCGGGGCGCACGCCCTCGTGCTGGAGTCCAACTACTGTCCGGACATGCTGCGGACCGGCTCCTATCCCCCCGCGGTCCGCCAGCGCATCAGCAGCCGCGTCGGCCACCTGTCCAACCACGACGCCATGCGGCTCCTGAAAGACCTGGCCCACGACCACCTGAAGATTATCGTGCTCGTTCACCTCAGCCAGCAGAACAACCTGCCGGACCTTCCGCTCCAGCTCGCCCGGAAGACGCTTCGGAACCACCCCGCCGAGATCATCATCGCCCCGCCGGACGGGGAGTCCCGGTTTTTTGAGGTGTCGGCCTGA
- a CDS encoding diaminopimelate decarboxylase, protein MEKLTFLTEEDVRRVRREFGTPVFVYDRAALEARGREVLAFPNVFGLTARYAMKACPNAAVLRVFHELGLHIDASSGYEAARAMRAGIPAAHIQITAQELPDDLEALVRAGCLFNACSIRQLEAYGRLFPDTEVSVRVNPGLGSGATNRTNVGGPGASFGIWHGHLDEALAAAEAHGLRVTGMHTHIGSGSDPEVWVRCAGLSLGIAARLPEVTRLSLGGGYKVARMPYEKGANLQEIGAQIVPAFEAFAREHGRRPHLEVEPGTYLVANAGSLVCSVEDAVDTGADGYTFLKADAGMTENLRPSLYGAQHPLITVPAAPETRETAEYIVAGHCCESGDLFTPEPGNPEGLAARTLTRAVPGDLLVMEGAGAYCAGMAAKHYNSFPECAEVLRELDGTFRLIRRRQTLDQIIQNEV, encoded by the coding sequence ATGGAAAAGCTGACTTTTTTGACGGAAGAGGATGTCCGGCGGGTGCGCCGGGAGTTTGGCACGCCGGTCTTCGTGTATGACCGGGCCGCGCTGGAGGCGCGGGGGCGCGAGGTGCTCGCGTTTCCGAACGTCTTCGGGTTGACGGCGCGGTATGCCATGAAGGCCTGCCCAAACGCGGCGGTGTTGCGCGTTTTCCACGAACTCGGGCTGCACATAGACGCAAGCAGCGGGTATGAGGCCGCCCGCGCGATGCGCGCGGGAATTCCCGCGGCGCACATTCAGATCACGGCGCAGGAGCTTCCGGACGACCTGGAGGCGCTGGTGCGGGCCGGGTGCCTGTTCAACGCGTGCTCCATCCGCCAGCTGGAGGCTTACGGGCGGCTGTTTCCGGACACGGAGGTGTCGGTGCGGGTGAATCCCGGCCTGGGCTCCGGCGCCACGAACCGCACGAATGTGGGCGGCCCCGGGGCGAGTTTCGGCATCTGGCACGGGCATCTGGACGAGGCGCTGGCGGCGGCGGAGGCCCACGGTCTGCGCGTGACGGGCATGCACACGCACATCGGTTCGGGCTCCGACCCGGAGGTGTGGGTGCGTTGCGCCGGGCTTTCCCTCGGGATCGCGGCGCGCTTGCCGGAGGTGACGCGGCTGAGCCTGGGCGGGGGGTACAAGGTCGCGCGGATGCCTTATGAGAAGGGGGCCAACCTCCAGGAGATCGGCGCGCAGATCGTGCCCGCCTTCGAGGCCTTCGCCCGCGAGCACGGCCGCCGCCCGCATCTGGAGGTCGAGCCGGGCACCTATCTCGTGGCGAACGCCGGGTCGCTGGTCTGTTCGGTGGAGGACGCGGTGGACACGGGCGCGGACGGCTACACCTTCCTCAAGGCCGACGCGGGCATGACGGAGAACCTGCGTCCCAGCCTCTACGGCGCCCAGCACCCCCTGATCACGGTGCCCGCAGCGCCGGAGACGCGGGAGACAGCGGAATACATCGTGGCGGGCCACTGCTGCGAGAGCGGCGACCTTTTCACCCCCGAGCCGGGGAATCCCGAGGGGCTGGCGGCGCGCACCCTGACCCGCGCGGTGCCGGGCGACCTGCTGGTGATGGAGGGCGCGGGGGCCTACTGCGCCGGAATGGCCGCGAAGCACTACAACAGCTTTCCCGAGTGCGCGGAGGTGCTCCGCGAGCTTGACGGGACCTTCCGCCTCATCCGGCGGCGGCAGACCCTCGACCAGATCATCCAGAACGAAGTGTGA
- a CDS encoding glycosyltransferase family 4 protein, whose product MAAALGGLPVSVRIVPSFTDLDPFLEIPPGSVAEPLTVLMPGRAEDPVKGFAVLAEAADRLWARRQDFRVAATLAPGGPGRPWLEPLGWVAHDQMPALYARAAVCAVPSVWEEPFGLVAVEAMAAGRPVVASRTGGLARIVADGETGLLTPPGDAAALADALARLLDDPALRARLGAAGRARALAEHTPARIQKTHYRPLWDALAGDRP is encoded by the coding sequence ATGGCGGCGGCGCTGGGCGGCCTGCCAGTGTCGGTGCGGATCGTTCCGAGTTTCACGGACCTGGACCCCTTTCTCGAAATCCCCCCCGGTTCGGTGGCGGAACCCCTGACTGTCCTCATGCCGGGCCGGGCGGAAGACCCCGTGAAGGGGTTTGCCGTGCTGGCGGAGGCCGCCGACCGGCTGTGGGCGCGCCGGCAGGATTTCCGCGTGGCCGCAACGCTGGCCCCCGGCGGTCCCGGAAGACCCTGGCTGGAGCCCCTGGGCTGGGTGGCCCACGACCAGATGCCGGCCCTTTACGCGCGCGCCGCCGTGTGCGCGGTGCCCAGCGTGTGGGAGGAGCCCTTCGGCCTGGTGGCGGTGGAGGCCATGGCGGCGGGCCGTCCCGTCGTGGCCAGCCGGACCGGCGGGCTGGCGCGCATTGTCGCGGACGGCGAGACGGGTCTGCTGACGCCCCCGGGCGACGCGGCGGCCCTTGCGGACGCGCTGGCGCGGCTGCTGGACGACCCGGCGCTGCGGGCGCGCCTCGGCGCGGCGGGCCGCGCGCGCGCCCTCGCCGAACACACCCCGGCGCGCATTCAGAAGACGCATTACCGGCCCCTGTGGGACGCCTTGGCGGGGGACCGGCCATGA
- a CDS encoding glycosyltransferase family 4 protein, translating into MTGRVEDPRKGLGVLLAAGELLARKRDDFEIHATHFDLAAGGPPWYRPLGWMTHAEALALYQGADISAVPSLWREPFGLVAVEAMAAGLPVVASDTGGLSDIVRPGETGLLVPPGDAEALEAALETLLDDDALRARMGAAGRIQAETEHDWQAVIRRHYLPLLERVADGRS; encoded by the coding sequence ATGACCGGCCGGGTCGAGGATCCCCGCAAGGGGCTGGGCGTGCTGCTGGCGGCGGGGGAGCTGCTCGCGCGGAAACGGGACGATTTCGAGATCCACGCCACGCACTTTGACTTGGCGGCCGGCGGGCCGCCCTGGTACCGCCCCCTGGGCTGGATGACCCACGCGGAGGCTCTCGCGCTGTACCAGGGGGCGGACATCTCCGCCGTGCCGTCGCTCTGGCGCGAGCCCTTCGGGCTCGTGGCGGTGGAGGCCATGGCGGCGGGCCTCCCGGTGGTGGCGTCGGACACGGGCGGCCTGTCGGACATCGTCCGCCCCGGCGAGACCGGACTCCTCGTGCCGCCGGGGGACGCGGAGGCCCTCGAGGCGGCGCTGGAGACCCTGCTGGACGACGACGCGCTGCGCGCGCGCATGGGAGCCGCGGGCCGCATCCAGGCGGAGACCGAGCATGACTGGCAGGCCGTGATCCGGCGGCATTACCTGCCGCTGCTGGAAAGGGTGGCCGATGGACGTTCCTAA
- a CDS encoding O-antigen ligase family protein, with protein sequence MADTRETAAVPPYQAGLLLAGLAAASVLAVLAGLSSETLLLAGLAGAAALVLLPAAPWVSIIFFGAALGLRTPMNFHPLRAGGFRFYGGDVLLYLVGATLLFTFVTAALGRKPALFSLERGERRVVVLLAALTGWGVVSMATGVMNGCEIKDVLGDFRRFFIYSWALLPPLCLATRRRHLEGVKLALIGGCGVAFLFGLFRLVTGRYFYPNDEINIFPRLLADDEIVSLALLLAYLTAFLLAERPRPLKLAALGFAAATAGLMCFSGWRMGIAQALLAPALAVVLMARNRGRGIAGIVLRLALVGVILLAGTAALFFALSDRVGHVMFMFQERLTTFGMPLMSDEDTRFYAYREALSRYAEHPVLGRGLGDQLSYPKKTTSGTFLRIQGTTHNIFLDMLYQTGPVGLGLFLALHASFALHFLRRIRQVPRAHEPVTVGLVAGYLCTMAHYCYEPAWVSGMIVLYYAIGFSLVFLREAPEGDESAADGAAA encoded by the coding sequence ATGGCCGACACCAGAGAAACCGCCGCCGTCCCCCCGTATCAGGCGGGGCTGCTGCTTGCGGGGCTGGCGGCGGCGTCGGTGCTGGCGGTGCTGGCGGGGCTCTCCAGCGAGACGCTGCTGCTGGCCGGGCTGGCGGGGGCGGCGGCGCTGGTGCTGCTTCCCGCGGCCCCCTGGGTTTCGATCATCTTCTTCGGCGCGGCCCTCGGCCTGCGCACGCCCATGAATTTCCACCCCCTGCGCGCGGGGGGATTCCGCTTCTACGGGGGGGACGTCCTCCTGTATCTCGTGGGCGCGACGCTGCTGTTCACTTTTGTGACCGCCGCGCTGGGGAGAAAACCCGCGCTGTTCTCGCTGGAACGGGGGGAGCGCCGGGTGGTGGTGCTGCTGGCGGCGCTGACGGGCTGGGGCGTGGTGTCCATGGCCACAGGCGTCATGAACGGTTGCGAGATCAAGGATGTCCTGGGCGACTTCCGCCGTTTCTTCATCTACTCCTGGGCCCTGCTGCCGCCGCTGTGCCTCGCCACGCGGCGCAGGCATCTGGAGGGCGTGAAGCTGGCCCTGATCGGGGGGTGCGGCGTCGCGTTCCTCTTCGGGCTGTTCCGGCTGGTGACGGGCCGGTATTTCTACCCGAACGACGAGATCAACATCTTCCCGCGCCTGCTGGCGGACGACGAGATTGTCAGTCTGGCGCTGCTGCTCGCCTATCTCACCGCCTTCCTGCTGGCCGAGCGGCCGCGCCCGCTCAAGCTGGCGGCCCTGGGCTTCGCGGCGGCCACGGCGGGGCTCATGTGCTTCAGCGGCTGGCGCATGGGCATCGCGCAGGCGTTGCTCGCGCCCGCCCTCGCCGTGGTGCTCATGGCGCGCAACCGGGGCCGCGGCATTGCGGGGATCGTTCTGCGCCTCGCGCTGGTGGGGGTGATCCTGCTCGCGGGGACCGCAGCGCTCTTCTTCGCCCTGTCCGACCGGGTCGGCCATGTCATGTTCATGTTTCAGGAGCGCCTGACGACTTTCGGCATGCCGTTGATGTCCGACGAGGACACGCGGTTCTACGCCTACCGCGAGGCCCTGTCGCGCTATGCCGAGCATCCCGTCCTGGGCCGGGGGCTGGGCGACCAGCTTTCCTACCCGAAGAAGACCACGTCTGGCACCTTCCTGCGCATCCAGGGCACGACCCACAACATTTTCCTCGACATGCTCTACCAGACGGGACCCGTCGGACTGGGGCTTTTCCTGGCCCTGCACGCGTCTTTCGCCCTGCATTTTCTGCGGCGGATACGGCAGGTGCCGCGCGCCCATGAGCCCGTGACCGTGGGGCTGGTCGCCGGGTACCTCTGCACCATGGCGCACTACTGCTACGAGCCCGCATGGGTCTCCGGCATGATCGTCCTGTACTACGCGATCGGTTTCTCGCTGGTCTTCCTCCGGGAAGCGCCGGAAGGGGACGAAAGCGCCGCCGACGGGGCCGCCGCATGA
- a CDS encoding amino acid adenylation domain-containing protein encodes MIPMINEVGEYFISHPSVAEVCVLPRHEQAGGLVAFVVLAPGAKTKREKLAAYAAERFPGIAPAMSVVLLPEIPRSRTGSVDRMALMDAFDTGGQNVA; translated from the coding sequence ATGATCCCCATGATCAACGAGGTGGGCGAGTACTTTATCAGCCACCCCTCCGTTGCGGAAGTCTGCGTGCTGCCCCGCCATGAACAGGCGGGGGGGCTGGTCGCCTTTGTGGTGCTGGCGCCCGGCGCGAAGACAAAACGGGAAAAGCTGGCGGCCTACGCCGCGGAGCGGTTTCCGGGTATCGCCCCCGCCATGAGCGTGGTGCTGCTGCCCGAGATCCCGCGTTCGCGGACCGGTTCCGTGGACCGCATGGCGCTCATGGACGCGTTCGACACGGGCGGACAGAACGTCGCCTGA
- a CDS encoding YicC family protein produces the protein MARSMTGFGRATVEYAGEGITVEVSGVNSRFLECMVKLPPVWSAMEPPLREVVRREVSRGKVNVFIRRAFGASGRARVTLDEDAARGYIEGLKRLNELAGLQSGAPLGVDRLALLDGVFIHAEAEEDQEALLAALTSALTAALAAYNAAREAEAAQLMADMAARIDAMAAATDRVEARVPEMQAAHTERLRERMREICADPALKEDRVAMEAALMADRMDVTEELVRLRSHFVRARELFASAEPVGRDLNFLLQEMQREINTAGSKLRDLDSARELLWLKSELEKLREQVQNIE, from the coding sequence ATGGCGCGCAGCATGACCGGCTTTGGACGGGCGACCGTTGAGTACGCGGGCGAGGGCATCACCGTCGAGGTGAGCGGCGTGAACAGCCGTTTTCTGGAGTGCATGGTGAAGCTGCCGCCCGTGTGGAGCGCCATGGAGCCGCCCCTGCGTGAGGTGGTCCGGCGCGAGGTTTCCCGGGGCAAGGTGAATGTCTTCATCCGCCGCGCGTTTGGGGCGTCGGGCCGCGCGCGGGTGACGCTGGACGAGGACGCGGCGCGGGGCTATATCGAGGGGCTGAAGCGGCTTAACGAACTGGCGGGACTCCAAAGCGGCGCGCCCCTGGGGGTGGACCGGCTGGCCCTGCTGGACGGGGTGTTCATCCATGCGGAGGCGGAGGAGGACCAGGAAGCGCTGCTGGCGGCGCTGACTTCGGCGCTGACGGCGGCGCTGGCGGCGTACAACGCGGCGCGCGAGGCGGAGGCCGCCCAGCTCATGGCGGACATGGCGGCGCGGATTGACGCGATGGCGGCGGCGACCGACCGGGTGGAGGCCCGGGTGCCGGAGATGCAGGCGGCCCACACGGAGCGCCTGCGCGAGCGGATGCGCGAAATCTGCGCCGACCCGGCGCTGAAGGAGGATCGGGTGGCGATGGAGGCGGCCCTGATGGCCGACCGCATGGATGTGACGGAGGAGTTGGTGCGGCTGCGGTCGCATTTTGTCCGGGCGCGCGAGCTGTTCGCGTCCGCGGAGCCCGTGGGCCGCGACCTGAACTTCCTCCTGCAGGAGATGCAGCGGGAGATCAACACGGCGGGGTCCAAGCTCCGCGACCTGGACAGCGCCCGCGAGCTGCTCTGGCTCAAGTCCGAGCTGGAGAAGCTGCGCGAGCAGGTCCAGAACATCGAGTAG
- a CDS encoding glycosyltransferase family 4 protein — protein MRILFICQYFPPEPGAPAARTHEHARAWARLGHQVTVVCGVPHYPEGVVPPEYRGRLLTREQVDGVAVLRCWMFAAKNRGVFLRSLSFLSFMLSSTVVAAFFAGPADVVAATSPQLLCGVSGWVAALRRRCPFVFEVRDLWPRQIVDLGVITSPLLIAPLRFLEKFLYRRAAAVVAVAPASRDALVADGVSADRAHCIPNGIEVDFFRPLPRMNTARERNGWGGETFVVLYIGAHGLSQGLETVLDAAKRVADRPDIRFVFAGGGARREALMALAGEMGLGNVTFLTARPKAEMPEYYAAADVCLVPLLKREVFETNIPSKMFEIMACARPMILGAGGQALALLEEAGAGVAVPPESPDALAEAILSLHGDPGACRAYGEAGRAYAERHCNRADRAKEYVALFESVVGRGE, from the coding sequence GTGCGCATCCTGTTCATCTGCCAGTATTTCCCGCCCGAGCCGGGGGCGCCGGCGGCGCGGACCCATGAGCACGCGCGGGCCTGGGCGCGTCTCGGGCACCAGGTGACGGTGGTCTGCGGCGTGCCGCACTATCCCGAGGGCGTGGTGCCGCCGGAATACCGGGGCCGCCTCCTGACCCGCGAGCAGGTGGACGGCGTGGCCGTGCTGCGCTGCTGGATGTTCGCCGCAAAGAACCGGGGCGTTTTTCTGCGCAGCCTCTCCTTCCTCTCCTTCATGCTTTCCTCGACCGTGGTTGCGGCGTTCTTCGCCGGCCCGGCGGACGTGGTCGCCGCGACCTCCCCGCAGCTGCTGTGCGGCGTGTCCGGCTGGGTCGCCGCCCTGCGGCGGCGGTGCCCCTTCGTATTCGAGGTGCGCGACCTGTGGCCCCGGCAGATTGTGGACCTGGGCGTCATCACCAGCCCGCTGCTCATCGCGCCGCTGCGGTTTCTGGAGAAGTTCCTTTACCGCCGCGCGGCGGCCGTGGTGGCCGTGGCCCCGGCGTCGCGCGACGCCCTCGTCGCCGACGGCGTGTCCGCGGACCGGGCGCACTGCATCCCCAACGGCATCGAGGTGGACTTTTTCCGCCCCCTGCCGCGCATGAACACGGCGCGGGAGCGGAATGGGTGGGGCGGGGAGACCTTTGTCGTGCTGTACATCGGCGCGCACGGGCTGTCGCAGGGGCTGGAAACCGTGCTGGACGCCGCAAAACGCGTCGCGGACCGGCCGGACATCCGGTTTGTGTTCGCCGGAGGCGGCGCGCGGCGCGAGGCGCTCATGGCGCTTGCCGGGGAAATGGGGTTGGGGAACGTCACCTTCTTGACGGCGCGGCCGAAGGCCGAGATGCCGGAATACTACGCCGCCGCCGATGTCTGTCTTGTGCCGCTGCTCAAGCGGGAGGTCTTCGAGACCAACATTCCCAGCAAGATGTTCGAGATCATGGCCTGCGCGCGGCCCATGATCCTCGGCGCGGGGGGACAGGCCCTCGCGCTGCTGGAGGAGGCGGGTGCGGGGGTTGCGGTCCCCCCGGAATCCCCGGACGCGCTGGCCGAGGCCATCTTGTCCCTGCATGGGGATCCGGGTGCCTGCCGCGCGTATGGTGAAGCCGGCAGGGCTTACGCGGAGCGCCACTGCAACCGGGCCGACCGCGCGAAGGAGTATGTGGCGCTGTTTGAGTCGGTGGTGGGGCGCGGGGAGTGA
- a CDS encoding helix-turn-helix transcriptional regulator yields MDAPALPPAHAKILERAARVAGVPVAVHRLRGAAEALAAGWGGCAVCRAACGSAAGKAACARSRASARPLARAQGGPVTLFCHLGLGCATAAWPGASDLMLTFGPYVPSGEDRGLAVAVRRALAALPGGRAPEKGVLAPLVAEIPRTPPGAVLAALEWTLEELARAPFPAEAAPEEQAATKETALPAPPRRTARRKDAGADFDAARIALAASGGKWAEVRAMLGEAAAARTGTRRTRSAAFLKRLAEALAAAREAGGDTAGAWSVLAELSADVEAGAPDAEALAGGGARVLRAVKWPGKRPGAGRQVLRPRLQYAPLNTILFARYAQRVTLAEVAAELGENPTTITHRLQRNFGLSFSDYLACVRAEKAKPLLRRTRASLAEVGRRVGFSDASNFARAFLKVTGMRPAEYRALHARPERRRK; encoded by the coding sequence ATGGACGCCCCCGCGCTGCCGCCCGCCCACGCGAAGATTCTGGAGCGCGCCGCGCGGGTCGCGGGCGTGCCCGTGGCGGTGCACCGCCTGCGCGGCGCCGCGGAGGCGCTCGCCGCCGGGTGGGGCGGATGCGCGGTCTGCCGCGCGGCCTGCGGCTCCGCCGCCGGAAAGGCCGCCTGCGCGCGGTCCCGCGCCTCGGCGCGGCCACTGGCGCGCGCGCAGGGCGGCCCCGTCACCCTGTTCTGCCATCTGGGGCTGGGCTGCGCCACTGCCGCGTGGCCCGGCGCTTCGGACCTCATGCTCACCTTCGGCCCCTACGTTCCCTCCGGAGAGGACCGCGGGCTGGCCGTGGCGGTGCGGCGCGCCCTCGCCGCCCTTCCGGGGGGCCGCGCCCCTGAGAAGGGTGTGCTTGCCCCGCTGGTCGCCGAGATTCCGCGCACACCCCCCGGCGCCGTCCTGGCCGCTTTGGAATGGACGCTCGAGGAACTGGCGCGGGCTCCTTTCCCCGCCGAGGCGGCGCCGGAGGAGCAGGCCGCGACGAAGGAGACCGCGCTTCCGGCGCCTCCGCGGCGGACTGCCCGGCGCAAAGATGCGGGCGCGGACTTCGACGCCGCCCGCATTGCCCTGGCCGCCTCCGGCGGCAAGTGGGCCGAGGTCAGGGCCATGCTCGGCGAGGCGGCCGCCGCCCGCACGGGCACCCGCCGCACGCGCAGCGCGGCGTTCCTGAAGCGGCTCGCGGAGGCGCTCGCCGCCGCGCGGGAGGCGGGGGGCGACACGGCGGGCGCGTGGTCCGTGCTGGCGGAGCTCTCCGCGGACGTTGAGGCCGGTGCGCCGGACGCTGAGGCTCTCGCCGGCGGCGGCGCCCGCGTGCTGCGGGCGGTGAAGTGGCCGGGGAAACGCCCCGGCGCCGGACGGCAAGTCCTGCGGCCCCGGCTGCAATACGCCCCGCTTAACACCATCCTGTTCGCGCGGTATGCGCAGCGGGTGACGCTGGCGGAGGTGGCCGCCGAACTGGGCGAGAACCCCACGACAATCACGCACCGGCTCCAGCGGAACTTTGGGCTCAGCTTTTCGGACTACCTCGCCTGCGTGCGCGCGGAGAAGGCCAAGCCGCTCCTGCGCCGGACCAGGGCGTCCCTGGCCGAGGTGGGCCGCCGGGTCGGCTTCTCCGACGCAAGCAATTTCGCCCGCGCCTTCCTCAAAGTCACCGGCATGCGCCCGGCGGAATACCGCGCCCTGCACGCGCGCCCCGAAAGGAGACGGAAATGA
- a CDS encoding lipopolysaccharide biosynthesis protein, whose product MSRFSSTLFHTAVYMAGLILNRGVAFLLVPLFTRIFTPEAFTKWDLCTTTLILLFPVLDLGMSPAVVRIYHDHESEKDRGRVFSTGLLFVLAAHVLIVGAGFLFARPLAAMIFRDAADADLVRIVFLSAAVTAYGKQALSLLRTMQRSVLFSMLNLVRGVAGPLAILLLVAWLGQGVAGALWGDLFGLTVLAAAALWVCRGHLRPEFSPGMLRSLLAFGLPTIPMSVTVGILTVADRYFLARMFTLEEMAPYSLGFKIGTLMALFTQSIQLSWPPAAFAMILRPDGKAEIARAAHWLNLLMFFCATGVTCAAPELLRIFAPAEGYAGALGIIPWIAYSYAVHGAVQVVNIGIGISKRMAWAAAATCGAAAAKIAVTYWFIVHFGLAGAAVSTLAAFGLELLLTWVIAQHIVHPLPFDTKRMLGLYALSGAALAASFPLFTLPYAWSLPARGLLLAVFALACLFGLLNRADRAALAHAGQALARKARGRVSGG is encoded by the coding sequence ATGAGCCGGTTCTCGTCCACGCTCTTCCACACGGCGGTCTACATGGCCGGTCTCATCCTGAACCGGGGCGTGGCCTTCCTGCTGGTGCCGCTGTTCACCCGCATCTTCACCCCCGAGGCCTTCACCAAGTGGGACCTCTGCACGACCACGCTGATCCTGCTCTTCCCCGTGCTGGACCTCGGCATGAGCCCGGCGGTGGTCCGCATCTACCACGACCATGAGTCGGAGAAGGACCGCGGGCGCGTCTTCAGCACGGGGCTTCTCTTTGTGCTGGCAGCCCACGTGCTGATTGTCGGCGCGGGGTTCCTCTTCGCGCGGCCCCTCGCCGCGATGATTTTCCGCGACGCCGCGGACGCGGACCTCGTGCGGATTGTCTTCCTGTCCGCCGCCGTCACGGCCTACGGCAAGCAGGCGCTGTCGCTGCTGCGCACCATGCAGCGCAGCGTGCTGTTCTCCATGCTCAACCTGGTGCGCGGCGTGGCCGGGCCGCTGGCGATTCTGCTCCTGGTGGCGTGGCTGGGGCAGGGGGTCGCCGGGGCGCTCTGGGGCGACCTGTTCGGCCTGACAGTGCTGGCCGCGGCCGCGCTGTGGGTGTGCCGCGGCCATCTTCGGCCCGAGTTCAGCCCGGGCATGCTGCGGTCGCTGCTGGCCTTCGGGCTGCCGACCATCCCCATGAGCGTGACCGTGGGCATCCTCACCGTGGCGGACCGCTACTTCCTCGCGCGGATGTTCACGCTGGAGGAGATGGCCCCGTACAGCCTGGGCTTCAAGATCGGCACGCTCATGGCGCTGTTCACGCAGTCCATCCAGCTTTCCTGGCCGCCGGCGGCCTTCGCCATGATCCTCCGCCCGGACGGCAAGGCGGAGATCGCCCGCGCCGCGCACTGGCTCAACCTGCTCATGTTCTTCTGCGCCACGGGCGTCACCTGCGCCGCGCCCGAGCTGCTCCGGATCTTCGCGCCCGCCGAGGGCTACGCCGGCGCGCTGGGGATCATCCCGTGGATCGCCTACTCCTACGCCGTCCACGGCGCGGTGCAGGTGGTCAACATCGGCATCGGCATCTCCAAGCGCATGGCCTGGGCGGCCGCGGCCACCTGCGGCGCGGCGGCGGCGAAGATCGCCGTCACCTACTGGTTCATCGTGCACTTCGGCCTGGCCGGCGCCGCCGTGTCCACCCTGGCGGCCTTCGGGCTGGAACTCCTGCTCACCTGGGTCATCGCGCAGCACATCGTGCATCCGCTGCCCTTCGACACCAAACGCATGCTCGGGCTGTACGCCCTGTCCGGCGCGGCCCTCGCCGCCAGCTTCCCGCTGTTCACCCTGCCCTATGCGTGGTCGCTGCCCGCGCGCGGTCTGCTGCTGGCAGTCTTCGCGCTGGCCTGTCTGTTCGGGCTGCTCAACCGCGCGGACCGCGCCGCCCTCGCCCACGCCGGACAGGCGCTAGCACGAAAGGCGCGGGGACGCGTCTCCGGAGGATGA